AGAAAGAATACCTTATCTGATCTTGTATTAGCAGATTGAATGAGGTTTAGCTGGCACATATTATGAATTTACATATTCACTCAAGCTTCTTAATAATATGATAACCAAATTTTGTTTTTACAACAGGAGATATTTCGCCTTTCTGTAGTGAAAATGCAGCTTTCTCAAATTCTTTAACCATCTGTCCTCTACTAAAAGTTCCAAGATCGCCTCCCCGTTTTTTTGATGGGCAAAGTGAAACTTCTTTTGCAATATTTGCGAACTTATCTCCTTTTTTTAATCTTTCAAGAATATTTTGAGCTTCTTTCTCATTTTTTACTAAAATGTGGGCACAATGAACTTGATTTGACATAAGGATTTGATTGCGTAACATAGTTAATAATAGTTATCCTGCAATCAATCCAATTTCCTTTGAAATTTTTTAAAGTATATGATAAGTTATTATTAGCGTGGTAGGACTTGTTTGATTGGTTACCACAAAATCCAATATTTGCCATATTCATTTGGTCTATTTTGGAATCCGCAATTTTACCTATCCCTGCTGAATTAATAATAATTCCATATACTGCAGTTTCAAACATCAATCCACTCTTAATTGCGATAGTAGGATCTGTTGGTAGTTTAATAGGTGCCATTATAGCTTATTATATCGGATTGAAGGGTATTGATAAATTAAGTAAAATTCTTGGTAAAGATCTAAGGAGTATGGCCACAGGATTCATACAAAAATACAAGAGATTCGGAAAATATGGTTTTATGACTGCTCTAGCTTTTGGTAGATTATTTCCTTTAAGCCTTAAACCCTTGATGTTCTATGCTGGGGCTATTCGATTTAAATTGCTTGATTACTCAATAGTTATACTCATTTGTAGTTTTATTAGATACTTTATTGCTGCATCAATAGGAGAGAGCATCACAAATTTATTGATATCATTGGGGTAAAAGAGATGAGGTTTGCCATTATCATTCCTGCATACAATGAAGAAAAGCATATTCGCGAGGTAGTTAGACAGTCAGTTAAATTTGGCAAAACAATAGTTGTCGATGATGGCAGTACTGACGCTACAGCTTCAGAAGCTTCTAAAGGTGGTTCAATAGTTCTAAAGAATTCTACCAACCGAGGTAAATGGTCAGCTCTTAAAATTGGGTTTAATTATGCTTTTGATAATCTTAATGCGGAAGCAATTATTCAACTTGATGGGGATGGTCAACATGATCCCAGTGACATTCCGAAATTTATTCAAGCTTTAGAATCAGGGGCCATGATTGTTGCCGGCCAAAGAAAATTTGACCCTTCTAGAATGCCGATAGTTAGGATTATTTCAAATTCTATATCTTCCTTTGTTATTATGGTACTCTTCTGGGTTTGGGTACCTGACACACAATGTGGTTATCGAGCTTATAGTAAAAAAGCACTAAAAACCATAATGTCCTCATTTAAAAGTAAAGGCTATGAAGGCGAAACTGAGATAATCATACTAGCAAGAATAAATCGTCTTAAAATTAAAAAAGTAGGAATTCAAACAGTTTACAACGAAGAAGAGTCAAATGTTTCGCCTCTTCGAGATATAAGAAGATTTACATTTACAACTGCTAAAATGAGAATCTCATATATAAGACGCCAGATGACTATCAGATATTTGCGATATAAATTTAGCATCTTGAAAAAACATTTTCTTAGCAGAAGATAAATTAGAAAATAAAATTCTGAAAAAGGATCGATTTTACGACAGCTATTGTTTTTATAGCCTTGAATTAATATCTATTTGAAGTCTGAGGGAATATTATGAAAGCTCCTCCTGAAAGATTGGGATCATTCTATTTAGGTGCAGAATACGACTTAAAGCTAAATGAAATTCTTAAAAATCAAATAAATTATGATGCACGTGATTTGACCACTCATGCAGTCTGTGTCGGAATGACTGGAAGTGGTAAAACAGGTTTATGTGTTGGCCTTTTAGAAGAAGCTGCTTTGGATAGCGTCCCAGCTATTTTGATTGATCCAAAAGGTGACATCACCAATATGCTTCTTCAGTTCCCTAAATTGAAACCAGAAGATTTCTTACCATGGATTAATCCGGACGATGCAAGGCGTAAAAATAAAACTAAAGAGCAATATTCAGAATATATTGCTAATTTATGGCAAAACGGTCTTAAAAAATGGGGTATTGAACCTAAGCGAATTCAAGCTTTAAAAGAATCTGCTGATTTTACTATTTATACTCCTGGATCAAATTCAGGAATACCTATAAGTATTCTGGGAAGCTTAGCGGCCCCTGTTCTAGATTTTGATGATCACGCTGAGATTGTTAGAGAAAGGATCAACGGTACTGTAGCTGCTCTAATGGAATTGGCTGGGATAGATGCGGATCCCGTTAGGAGCCGAGAAGCAATTTTGCTTTCCAATATTTTTGAACACTTCTGGCGTAAGAATGAAGATCTTGACCTGACCAAGCTTATTATGTCGATTCAAAATCCGCCTGTTAGACAATTAGGTGTTTTTGATGTAGATACATTCTATCCTGAAAAAGATAGGTTTGAGTTAGCGATGGCTTTCAATAATCTGGTTGCCTCATCTAGTTTTCAAAGTTGGTTGCAAGGAGATCCTTTAAATGTTGAAAATCTGCTTTACACTGAAGAAGGGAAGCCAAGGCATAGTATTTTCTACATTGCACACCTTTCTGATCGAGAGCGAATGTTTTTTGTTACATTATTACTCGAAAATATGGTTACATGGATTAGAAAGCAAAGTGGCACCACAAGTTTACGAGCATTGCTTTATTTTGATGAAGTATTCGGATTCTTCCCACCTGTTGCTGAGCCACCTTCGAAACGACCTTTGCTAACATTAATAAAACAAGCAAGAGCTTTCGGTTTGGGTGTGATATTGGTAACACAGAATCCAGTTGATATTGACTATAAAGGTTTAACAAATGCAGGTACATGGTTTATCGGCAAGCTTCAAACAGAGCGCGATAAAGATCGTGTCCTAAATGGGTTAAAAGGTGCCATCTCTGAAGCAGGTGGCAGTCGTAAGAAAGTAGATTACGACACACTTATCAGTAAACTCAAAAGTCGAGTCTTCCTTATGCACAATGTCCACGAAGATAAACCAGTAACTTTCCACACGAGATGGGTTATGTGTTACTTACGTGGGCCTCTGACTAGACCACAAGTTAAAAAATTGATGAAAGGTAAGAAAGAGATCATATCAAGAATTGAAGAGAAATATGTCAAGACTCCAACTATAACCTCAAAAGTTCAAAAATCTGAAATTGCTTTGCAGGAATCTGGAATTCTAACAATTCCACCTGCTTTGGAACCATCTATAACCCAAGTTTATGTGCCTATAAAATTTAATGAAAAGGAAGCAATAAATCAACTATCGCAGCAACTTGGAAGGTCACTAGCTACAAAAAATATGCGATTAATATATCAACCTGCAATTCTAGGCAATGCTGCTATTCGTTTTCTAGATAGAAAACGGAATATAGATGAAAAGATCGAAAAAATAGCTTTTGCATATGTAGATGATAATATATCCGCACTAGATTGGGATAATTCAGAATCTCTGTTAATGGATATTAATGATCTGCTTAGAAACCCTCAAGAAATTGAGAAAAAATATGGGCCATTTTATTTACCTGTCCCAGAAAATGCCAATAGTGCTAAAGAAATCGAAAATATGGGTAAAGAATTGGTTAACTGGTTGTACTCTAGTAGTTCCTTAGAGTTGAGAATTCATCCTGACTTGAAGATATTCCAGAGGCCTGGTGAAAGCGAACGTGAATTTACAATTAGATTACAGCAAGCCGCAAGGGAACATCGCGATGCAGAGGTGGACAATCTTGAGAAGAAATATGAAAAGCAACTCGATAAATTAGAAGATAAACTTCGAAAATTGGATAGGGAATTATCTACTCGTGAAGCTGATTATGAAGGAAGAAAAAGAGAAGAATTGCTAGGCACTGGTGGAACAGTTCTTGGCTATTTTCTTGGTAAAAGAAGTACAAGTAGCCTTGGTACTATTGCAAGGAGACGACGCATGACATCCAAAGCAAAAATGAAAGTAGAGGAGACCAAGGAAGAGATATCTGAATTAAAAGAGGATATGGTCAATATAGAAATTGAGCTTAAAGAGGCTACAGAGGAGATTACCCATAAATGGATGGAATTCTCCGATGACATAATAAAAGAAAAATTGAAACCAAGAAGAACAGATGTGGATTTACAGTTGGTAGCTTTAGCCTGGTTGCCTTTCTGGAATATGGATTACAAGGATAGAAAAATTACTAAATCTATAGAGGTCCCAGCGTATTCCAAGTAAAAATCAGTAATATCTTAAATTATGAATAATTATATCATGCATACTAATGTAAAAAAAATTCTCTATTATCCTAAAAAATAAAAAAAATAATTTGAAAATTTCTAAGACTTACAATCTACTTCCGCATTCTGAGCAATATTTCATTTTGGATTCGATTGCAGATCCGCATTTTTGACAACGAGGTTGCATGACTTCTGATAATAAGCTTCCTAGAATACCGCCTCCACTACTAGACCTCGAGCTATCCAAACTCTTAAAAAGCATTCCAGCAACATCGTCGATTATCTGGTCATCCCCATCTTGATCAATTAAGGAAGCGATACCCTTAGTACCCACGCCACCTTTATCACGTTTGTTAGTTAATGCGCCTAAAATTAATGGTGCTAACATTACTATTAATTTCATAGCCATGCCTTTATCTATATTAAATCTGTTCGACATCATGTCCGCTGCCTGAACACCCGATTCCCCTAAAAGACCACCTAAGCGAGGATCTGACTTTTTTTCTTTTGCACGCGTTGCTAACTCTTTATCAACATCAGATAGAACGCTAGCTTTACCATATTTATTGAGGATGTGGTTAACTCGATCAGCTCGGGCATTTTGATCAGAACCGCCATGTTGTGACATTTGTTTTTTCAATCCGGCAAGTATCATTGGTGCGACTACCGGTATCATTTGAAGAATAACGTCTTGTTTTATTCCAAGATTTGAAGAGGCTTGTTTGCTAACATCACGTCCGTAGTCTTGTAGAAATTCTTCAACAAAATCTGCCATAAAAACTACTCCTAATTTAAAATTATCTTCTTTAAAATGCCATTTAATAATTCTTAAACTTTTAATAGAATTCTTTTTAATTCAAATAATTACTTACTATTTAAGGAGTGATTTTGATGCTCAAAATAACAAAAAGAGATGGAAGAAGCGAGGATTTTATTTACGAGAAGATAGTCACCAGCGCTGTTAAATCTGGAGCTACGATAGATGTTGCCCGAAACATCGCTAAGCAAATAGAAGGCAGCATTAAGGAAGGCGCTTCAACTAAAGAGATCAAGCAAATGGTTCTTGAAGCTTTAGGAAAAGAGAATCCAGATTGGGAAAATAATTGGCTCACATATGATAGAGCGGTAAAGAAAAGAGAGGAATAGAAAATACCAAAATAGAAACTTTAATCGATTCTTTAATCTAGGTGAACAGCTATTTCAAAAATAAATTTGATAAAGAAGATGAGCTTCAATGGCTGATTCTGCGATAAGTAATGCATTGCGTTTCCTAGATTCTATTCGTGTTGATGATACACGTTCAGAATATTATGAAGTAGCAGAAAAAAACCACTCTGAATATAGAGTATATAATCAGAGTCAATATCTAATATCTATTTTATTCAATCGAATAGGAAGAAAAGATATCGTTCAAGCGATTAGAAGTAAGCACCCGCCCGATGAGCGAGATAATGATCCTAGACGAAGGAAGCATAAAGCATTTGATAGATTTTGCATACTTGAAGGTGATACAGAAAATTTCTATCTTGCAAAGAGGAGAAGCTCATCATATAACGATGAGTTAGCTTTAATAGCTCTGTATTGGCTTGAAAGAGAGAAACCTAAATCTGCAAATAGTTTATGGAAGAAGTTATATTCTAAATATGATCTCAATATTGGTTTTCTGAAGATGGATAAAGCCGACTCAAAGAGAAACCTTTACCCTTTATATAAAGTAGCACTTCTTGGGATTCTTGCAAAAGGAATGAAAAAAATGGACGTTGTTAATAAAATGCAGAATGACCTAAGAAAATGGCAACATCCACTAGGTGGTTGGGTTACTGATCGTACTAAAAAGCTTAGACCAGATGGAGTAGCAAATATAGAAACTACTGTTCTTTGTTCACTAGCTCTAATGCCTGATTGAATTTAATTTTTAATATAGGTTGAATATTATTGACAGCTCGTAATAGAATATTGAGAACAATATTTTTTCTTATAATAGTCATGTGTTTTACTTCTATAATCGGTATTTATGGTAATGAAAACAAGCTAGTATTGAATGTTATAACACCATCTTGCGGAGAGAATTTAGATCCCGGAGAATACATATACTTTCATGGTCAAGTCACTGTTGATGGAGATGGTATTTCTGGAGCATCAGTTGTTGTTCATGTAGTAAGTCCAAAAGGTGGATACCATAACGGAACAAGAATATCTGATTCAAATGGATACTTCAATTATCCTGTTCGTTTAGGAGAAGATGCAATTTTTGGTAGATGGCCAGTCTTAGTAAAAGCAGATTTAGCTGGATATGAGGGGGATTCTAAAGATTGTTATTTGGTAGTGGGCGATGAACAGCTTGAACAGCCGGAAGATACAGAGACACCAGAACAACCTGATCAAATTGAGGAGATAATTGGTGAGGAAACAACTGAAATTATCAATCAAACTGAAATAAAAGAAACAACTCATGTACCAGAGGAAATTCTAGAAACTGAGAAAGAACCAGAGATTTCATTACCAGAATCAGAAATTAGTAAACCATTATTACCGACAATTAATTGGACTATGATCCTAGTAGCATTAATTACCTGTATTACAATAATTACAATAGCAGTTATACATTATAAACACAAAGAAGATAATCCCAAATCCAGAAAGGGTAAAGCTTAACCTGACATCAAGTTTAAACAGGAATTACAAATTAAATCAATTGCAGGACAGATATGTCTAATAATTAATTATTATGTATAATCATAATTATTCTTGAGTTTGGACTTTAATAGACCAAGACTTTAAATTCCAAGGAGTAATTTCAATATAAAAATCACCTGGCCCCTCATAAATGTAATAAATGCGTGTTCGTGCTATACCATAACAAGTCTTCTCGCAAGTTTTCGGAGCAATATAACCCTCACCCTCATAATCTACAGGTATAATATGCATATTGAAACCTACATATTTTGCCCTTTCTAATGCTTCAGCTTCGAATATGACTCGCCAATAATTTGATGATATGTGAAATTCTTCAGTAGATATTGGTTCTTGTGTACCATCTGTCTTAGAAAATTCTTGCATCGTTACCCAATCTTCATCTTGTATTGTTTGAGTTATACTTTCTTGAATTTGTGGAGCGCTTGGTTCTTGTGTTTCATGTTGTAATCGTTTTTCGAACAAGGTTTGTATTGTAATTCCAGAAACAAGCCCTAGTATGAAAACCAATATAATGATTGATATAAGAATTCGATTACCAAATAATTTAGAATCTATTTTCATTTGACCTTTTTAATGGTATAACTATTATTTATAACTTAATGAATTGTTACTCCTCTTTGAACAGTAAAATTCTGAATATGTTCAGCAAATAGTACGGTTTAATGCTCTCGACTTCTAATTTTTTCCAACCAATTATTAAATTCATTATAGAATTCTGTGTTTAATGTCTTTTCTCTTTCACCATGCCATGCTGTTCTCAACTTGAAATAATCCATTCTTTCGTACTCATCATCATGAACAATTTCTTTATGCGGTTTTACAGCATTCTTAGTATCACTTATACCATCCCAATCTTCATTCACAGGAAAGCTCTCTCTTTTTAAAGGCAAATCCCAGGTGGCATCAATTATTACCCATTTTTTATTTATGTATGCTTTGCATGCGATATGATATCCTGTAGACATTTTTTCCGCTAGTTTTCTAATCTTGGGAGGAATATTTGCCTCTAAATCATTCCAATTAAATGGATAGGATACGTATTTAATTGGGATATTTAGTTTCTGATACATTATCCCCAATAGAAAGTGCTTTGGTGAACAAGAACCTCTATTTTTTGTTAAAATTCCAATTGGGCCTTTCACAGGATCTATAAGCTCTGATACTGTAGCATAAGGAATATCTCTAATATTTTCAAATATCTTTATCCTGCTTTTTATTGGACTTGAATTCTCGGTCCATTCTTCGAATTTTTTAAGAATGATACTTTTTACCATTTTTTCCCACAAATTTTCTTAGCGAATTTTCATTTTATTTTTTTTATAACACACGCTAAATTCTTCGTATATCTGTAATTAGAAACATCCATTTTATGTAAATCCTAGCAGGACAAATTGCAATCCGATACTCGCTACATATAATATTGAGAGAGTAATTCCGTCAGAAAGCGTTAGTTTCCTATCAAACATTAATGAGACTGCAAGAATAGTGAGAATACCCGTCCAATAAACTTGGAATCTCAAAAGACCGTTAGGGTTTATTATCATACCGGCTCCATGGAATAAAGTTGCTCCAAATATCATTACTGATATTAGTAGAGTATTGTTCAGAATTTTAGAGCCTAACACATTGGCTACTGAAATTGAGACCCCTCTTTCACCCTTGCTTGCAAGCAACATTACTGAGATTTTTTCAGGCATCTCACCTGCCAAGGGGCTTAGAATTACGGCTATAATCGCAGCTGATACACCTATGCTTCCAGCGAATTGTTCAAGTGAATGGACGAATGGTTCAGCACATAGAAATGTACCCAAAGTTCCAACTAGAAATAACAGAATAGCTTTGATTCCTAAAGTAAAGGTACCCTTTTTTTTATTTGTTGTTATAGGCCTTATACATCTTGTTTCTTGAAAGGCGAATATTAAATATATGATGAAAACTGTTAAGAAGATAAATCCGTCTATGATATCGTAACCGTCAATAAACATCACTACACCAAGAATGGCTGTTAAAATTAAGAAAATTAAATCTAACTTGAAACTTTCGATATTGATCTCTTTAACAGCTTTCTTTGACAAACGGGTTGTTGCAATCAAAATCATTACCGATAATCCCAAACTCATCATCAATATGTTGCTTCCAAGAGCTGAGCCCAAAGCCACCTCATAAAGAGCCATTCTTGCAGCATAGAAAACTATTATTATCTCTGGCAATGTGGTGGCTATACTTAGCAAGGTTCTTCCAACAAACTTCCCACTTAGAAAGTGAGATAAAGATTCAGCTCCGCTTGATAAGAAAAAGCTTGCAACTACTAGGCCTCCTAGCCAAAAGATCATTGAGGTTACAGGTGAACTTACATCCAAAGATCAAGCACCATGTCTTCTTTTTGTTATTGCTATTGACAAACATATTAAAATGAAAGAGATGATTCCAACAATGATGAGATAATTATTGACCAATTGGTTTATTATGAATTCAGTTATGAGATTTATTTTTGCTTCGTTAGAATTGGTGTCTTGAATTGGAAATTCAGTAGGCTGGGGAGTAGGTTGCATATTCTCTGATATAGTTATTGATTCTAAATTCTCGATCTTATATGAAGGAATTTTTATTTTATTGTAATCAAACGATTCTGCAAAAGTCTGCAATTCAAGATGTAAATCATCTGGGCTTTCAACGCCATAATCCCACATATCCTTGCCTTTGAGAATAACGTAATACCCTTCTATTTCATTTTCAGTTTTTATTGGTATAACAGAATTTGAAGAATTGTAATCCATAATAAAATCTCCAGAGGATGGATCTATTAGAATCCATTTTGATGAAACATAAGTTTCAACAAATACATGCCCAGCATAATCAGTTCTTGCACCAGCTTTATATTCCGCAGCCCATGAAATGCTTGCCGTATCCACCATAAGAGAAGGATAGCCCAGGTAGCGAGCTACAGCTGAGAAAATTAGTGCAACATCACTACAACCAGATAATTCTTTTTTATTAAGCAATTTATCAGTTGTGACCTTCCCAATCAATTTACCTCCACCTTTAAACATTTGAAAATCTCTTTGAATCCAAAGATATAGCTCCCTAAGCCCTTCAAAATTTTCAAACTTTTTGAATCTTTCCTCTAACTCCTCTATGATTTCTTGTGAGGAAATAATGGATTGTAAACCAGGAGTTAGATATAATTCAGGATCATCATAGTCTATATTCCATCGATTTTTAGAACAAAAACAGGGATCTATAATTGTGGATCCAATTATCAGTAACGATAAAATCACGACTCTAAGAATCTTACAGTCAAATTCTAGAAAAGCATCGACTTTCAAAGGATTACTCATTATGTTCTCTCATTAAATTGTTTAATTCTTTCATTATAATTAAAAATTAACAATATAGACCTAGGCTGTAATTGGAGTGGAACTTTTAACCTACAAACTTTTTGCTTACTTAATGTTAGGTACTTTATTTTTTATATTATGAATTATGTAGAATAGTTTCTTGTAAGAAATTATGAAGGTTAAAATTAAGATGTCAAAAGATGAAAAAATTGACTTTTCAAGAAGAAGCTTTCTAAAGACTGTTGGTACTGCAGTTGTTGGCTTGGCAGTAGGTGCAGGGGTTGGCTATGGAGTTTATCCAACAATCAATCCATCTGGAGCTGAGAGGACAGTCACTGTAACCACTGGAGAAGGACCAGGAGGAATCACTTCTATTCCAGTTGAAGGTAAGGAGCCCCATGAAAGATTAATGAACGCAATGAAATTTGTGGCTGAAAGAGATGACTTAAAAGGAAAAGATTTTACTCTTATGCATCCTGGAGGAGGTTCAGCATGTTATGCTGCTGTTAAGGAAGAATTTGAGAGTGAGACTGGATTAAGTTTCGTCAATGCTGAGGTTCCTTTAAACGAGATATTTGATAAAGCTATGCTTGAAGCAGTTAGTAAAACTGGCGATTACGATGCATTCAGTCTTCAGCCAATGATGTTAGGGGATATTGCAGAGTCTGGTCTTGTAATTCCACTGGATGATTATATTAAATGGTTTGATAGTCGTTTCCATGGATTGCCCGATGGATACATATATCCTTTGGATTATATAATGGCTGAGTATAAAGGGAAGAAGTATTTAACTCCACAAGATGGAGATGTACAAGCTCTTTATGTACGTACGGATTTGTTAAATGATCCCGCTAATCAAGATAACTTTGAAACGCAGTATGGATATCCACTTAAACCAGCTAACACGATCCAAGAATATTGGAATCATGGTGAGTTCTTCAATAATCCGGATGAAGACTTTTATGGTATAGTAGAGTTCAGAAGTGCAGAAAGATGCTACATGGTGTGGTTCATATATTACACTTCAATGAAATATCCGAATATGCTACCATTTGATGAAAACATGGAACCATTGATAGACAGTGATGAGGGTATTCAAGCTACTGAGGAATTTGTAGAATCCTTAAAGTACATGCCATCGGAAACCCCATCATGGGACTGGCAAGTAGGATATCAGATGTATTCAGGTGGACAAATATTCACATCAATGAACTTTCCCTCCTTATCCAATATGAACAATAATCCTGAAATATCTAAAATAATTGGGAAATGGTCAGCCGAAGTTATTCCAGGTCATAAAGTCAAAGGTCCAGACGATAAAGAGATAATACTTAGAAGAAGTGTACAAGGAGCAGGATGGGGTATACTTGTTAGTGACTATTCAAAGATGAAAGATTTTGCAGCTTTATGGGCTTTATGGTTCACTAGTCCAGAAAAGTCATCCATAGCTGTAAGTTATCCTGCTTCATGGATGGATCCAACAAGATATAATCATGTTGGGCCTAATGCAGATGAGAGAGTCATAAAAGCGAGAGGTCCTATTCTGCAAAACTTTGAACAAAATGCTAGTATATGTGCCCCTGTAGTAAGTGGGATCAGAGGTTGCTTCGAATACAATACAACATTAAGCAGAAACCTACACGCAACGATGTCGGGTACAATGGATCCAACAGAGTGTATGGAAAGAACTGCTGAAGAATGGAATGATATAACTGAGAGAATAGGAAGAGAAAAGCAGGTAGAAGCCTGGAAAGATTTCATGAAAACATATCCAACAACTATAATATAGCTTTGAAAAAACGCAATTTCCGTCATTTTTGGAAGGTGCGTGCTATAGGATATTTGGAATCAATAGCACGCACTACTTTTTAATTTATAAGATATCAACCAAATTCTAGCTCAAGCTAGTATCAAATCCCTTTGTTGTTCATCACTTCATCGATAAAGGCTACTGCGTTCTCTATTGGGACATCATCAAGCAACCCTATTCCTGGCGCTATTATAAATCCGCCTCCTCGACCCATCTTTTTAATGGTTTTTTGTACTATGTACCTTATGGTTTCAGGGGATTCATGTGGCAATAATTCTTGCGTACTAAAACATCCAAAAAACGAAAGCTCGTCACCAACTTTAGTCTTTAACCGTTCAAGGTCCATGATCTCTGGTTGCACAGGGTGTATCGCATCGAACTCCACTTCGATTAAATCGGGTATAATCTCTTTAATATCTCCATCTGAATGTAGAAAAGCATAGAAGCCTAGATTTTTAACTCTATCCACCAAAGTCTTCAAACGCGGTTTTATAAAACGCCTCCAAAGCTTCGGCGATATTAACAAACCATTTTGATGACCATAATCGTCGCTTAACCACAACCCGTCAACTTCTAAATGCTGCAATCTGTCAACAACGGATAGGTCATATTCTAAAATTTCATCAAGTAAATTATTAACGAATCTTGGATGCTTATACATATCAACGATAAGATTTTTCATTCCACGTAGGAAGTTAGCTCTTTCATAAAAATCTCCGATCTTAACAAGCTTGAATAAATCCTGTTTTTTACCAAGCTCCTTTCTCAATTCATCAAGCCTCTTTTGTGGTAAAGGCTCTGGAAATTTATATCCTTCCAGACTTGCTTCAATAAGCGGATGAACCATTGGCATTCCCCTTGTTGTACCAACATTTTCCCATACAACACCGAAAATATCTATATACTTACCTTTAACAACATTTTCTGGAATGTTTTTGACTACACTCGTCCAATAAATATAATTTCTAAGAAATCTATCTACATCTTCAGTTTGATAATGTTGTTTCAGTTTTTCTTCAATTTTTGAAGTATAATTTAGATAATAGGGGATCGGCGTTGATTCTCGATGTTTCAAAGCTGAAATAACAAAATCTCTTTTAGTCATTGTTTACAATTAAATTGTTTGTCTAAATAAATTAAATAATTCGCTCACTAAGAATTCCTGCATATATTTATGATTAGAAATCTTCCCTCAAACTCAATTTTAATATGATGCGTACCAGATTTTCAGATCAACTCTTC
This portion of the Candidatus Bathyarchaeota archaeon genome encodes:
- a CDS encoding extracellular solute-binding protein, producing MSKDEKIDFSRRSFLKTVGTAVVGLAVGAGVGYGVYPTINPSGAERTVTVTTGEGPGGITSIPVEGKEPHERLMNAMKFVAERDDLKGKDFTLMHPGGGSACYAAVKEEFESETGLSFVNAEVPLNEIFDKAMLEAVSKTGDYDAFSLQPMMLGDIAESGLVIPLDDYIKWFDSRFHGLPDGYIYPLDYIMAEYKGKKYLTPQDGDVQALYVRTDLLNDPANQDNFETQYGYPLKPANTIQEYWNHGEFFNNPDEDFYGIVEFRSAERCYMVWFIYYTSMKYPNMLPFDENMEPLIDSDEGIQATEEFVESLKYMPSETPSWDWQVGYQMYSGGQIFTSMNFPSLSNMNNNPEISKIIGKWSAEVIPGHKVKGPDDKEIILRRSVQGAGWGILVSDYSKMKDFAALWALWFTSPEKSSIAVSYPASWMDPTRYNHVGPNADERVIKARGPILQNFEQNASICAPVVSGIRGCFEYNTTLSRNLHATMSGTMDPTECMERTAEEWNDITERIGREKQVEAWKDFMKTYPTTII